Proteins co-encoded in one Arachis hypogaea cultivar Tifrunner chromosome 13, arahy.Tifrunner.gnm2.J5K5, whole genome shotgun sequence genomic window:
- the LOC112738037 gene encoding uncharacterized protein isoform X1, with amino-acid sequence MMRKEVENDESIKESSTLRKILAVNFNFLHMLVGDDLLMFNAKRIERVVLEYAGNALFLKSKVQKQPIRQNPEVTLCCDVRCKIVGRSEEPNVYISNEQTTAAATLSFIQTSISWKHNFCLPVLVPSRDPKSCESRNPMCSKPTPAFKKSQMAAVPVLGMTLHSYYSVFCYFSFYFSPLCLIIYI; translated from the exons ATGATGAGGAAGGAAGTTGAGAACGATGAGTCTATAAAA GAATCTTCAACTCTTAGAAAAATATTGGCCGTGAACTTCAACTTCCTGCACATg TTAGTTGGAGATGATCTCTTGATGTTTAATGCAAAACGCATTGAGAGAGTAGTACTAGAGTATGCAGGTAACGCTCTTTTTCTTAAG AGCAAAGTCCAAAAACAGCCAATTAGACAGAACCCAGAAGTTACTCTTTGCTGTGATGTACGCTGTAAGATTGTAGGAAGAAGTGAAGAACCCAATGTCTACATAAGCAATGAACAAACCACTGCGGCTGCAACGCTTTCCTTCATTCAAACTTCAATTTCATG GAAACATAATTTCTGCCTTCCTGTTCTTGTCCCCAGT AGAGATCCAAAATCCTGTGAATCACGTAATCCAATGTGCTCGAAGCCTACACCAGCCTTCAAAAAGTCGCAAA TGGCGGCGGTGCCAGTGCTGGGTATGACTCTTCATTCATATTACtctgttttttgttatttttcattttatttttcaccTCTGTgccttattatttatatatag
- the LOC112738037 gene encoding uncharacterized protein isoform X2, protein MMRKEVENDESIKESSTLRKILAVNFNFLHMLVGDDLLMFNAKRIERVVLEYAGNALFLKSKVQKQPIRQNPEVTLCCDVRCKIVGRSEEPNVYISNEQTTAAATLSFIQTSISWKHNFCLPVLVPSRDPKSCESRNPMCSKPTPAFKKSQRVERQIWSCCLFFFLLLQLCSSFWVQR, encoded by the exons ATGATGAGGAAGGAAGTTGAGAACGATGAGTCTATAAAA GAATCTTCAACTCTTAGAAAAATATTGGCCGTGAACTTCAACTTCCTGCACATg TTAGTTGGAGATGATCTCTTGATGTTTAATGCAAAACGCATTGAGAGAGTAGTACTAGAGTATGCAGGTAACGCTCTTTTTCTTAAG AGCAAAGTCCAAAAACAGCCAATTAGACAGAACCCAGAAGTTACTCTTTGCTGTGATGTACGCTGTAAGATTGTAGGAAGAAGTGAAGAACCCAATGTCTACATAAGCAATGAACAAACCACTGCGGCTGCAACGCTTTCCTTCATTCAAACTTCAATTTCATG GAAACATAATTTCTGCCTTCCTGTTCTTGTCCCCAGT AGAGATCCAAAATCCTGTGAATCACGTAATCCAATGTGCTCGAAGCCTACACCAGCCTTCAAAAAGTCGCAAA GAGTTGAGAGGCAAATTTGGTCttgttgcctttttttttttttgcttcttcaaTTGTGCAGCAGTTTTTGGGTTCAGAGATAA
- the LOC112738037 gene encoding uncharacterized protein isoform X3: MLVGDDLLMFNAKRIERVVLEYAGNALFLKSKVQKQPIRQNPEVTLCCDVRCKIVGRSEEPNVYISNEQTTAAATLSFIQTSISWKHNFCLPVLVPSRDPKSCESRNPMCSKPTPAFKKSQMAAVPVLGMTLHSYYSVFCYFSFYFSPLCLIIYI; this comes from the exons ATg TTAGTTGGAGATGATCTCTTGATGTTTAATGCAAAACGCATTGAGAGAGTAGTACTAGAGTATGCAGGTAACGCTCTTTTTCTTAAG AGCAAAGTCCAAAAACAGCCAATTAGACAGAACCCAGAAGTTACTCTTTGCTGTGATGTACGCTGTAAGATTGTAGGAAGAAGTGAAGAACCCAATGTCTACATAAGCAATGAACAAACCACTGCGGCTGCAACGCTTTCCTTCATTCAAACTTCAATTTCATG GAAACATAATTTCTGCCTTCCTGTTCTTGTCCCCAGT AGAGATCCAAAATCCTGTGAATCACGTAATCCAATGTGCTCGAAGCCTACACCAGCCTTCAAAAAGTCGCAAA TGGCGGCGGTGCCAGTGCTGGGTATGACTCTTCATTCATATTACtctgttttttgttatttttcattttatttttcaccTCTGTgccttattatttatatatag
- the LOC112738037 gene encoding uncharacterized protein isoform X4, whose protein sequence is MLVGDDLLMFNAKRIERVVLEYAGNALFLKSKVQKQPIRQNPEVTLCCDVRCKIVGRSEEPNVYISNEQTTAAATLSFIQTSISWKHNFCLPVLVPSRDPKSCESRNPMCSKPTPAFKKSQRVERQIWSCCLFFFLLLQLCSSFWVQR, encoded by the exons ATg TTAGTTGGAGATGATCTCTTGATGTTTAATGCAAAACGCATTGAGAGAGTAGTACTAGAGTATGCAGGTAACGCTCTTTTTCTTAAG AGCAAAGTCCAAAAACAGCCAATTAGACAGAACCCAGAAGTTACTCTTTGCTGTGATGTACGCTGTAAGATTGTAGGAAGAAGTGAAGAACCCAATGTCTACATAAGCAATGAACAAACCACTGCGGCTGCAACGCTTTCCTTCATTCAAACTTCAATTTCATG GAAACATAATTTCTGCCTTCCTGTTCTTGTCCCCAGT AGAGATCCAAAATCCTGTGAATCACGTAATCCAATGTGCTCGAAGCCTACACCAGCCTTCAAAAAGTCGCAAA GAGTTGAGAGGCAAATTTGGTCttgttgcctttttttttttttgcttcttcaaTTGTGCAGCAGTTTTTGGGTTCAGAGATAA